A genome region from Streptomyces antimycoticus includes the following:
- a CDS encoding (Fe-S)-binding protein, which translates to MRVALFITCVNDTLYPHTGQAVVTLLERLGVEVGFPEAQSCCGQPQFNTGYRHETEPLVRRYAAAFHDYDYVVAPSGSCAAMVRDNYPRIGAKAAAEGRGQELADAAAEAVPKTYELTEFLTDVLKVTDVGAYYPHTVTYHPTCHGLRMLGLGDRPRSLLAAVKGLNLVELPGADECCGFGGTFAVKNAAVSAAMGADKARNITATGAEAVCTVDNSCQMHIGGTLARQGSTVRPVHIAEILASTEGNVW; encoded by the coding sequence GTGCGCGTAGCGCTCTTCATCACCTGCGTCAACGACACCCTCTATCCACACACCGGCCAGGCCGTGGTCACGCTCCTCGAACGGCTCGGCGTGGAGGTCGGCTTCCCGGAGGCGCAGAGCTGCTGCGGCCAGCCGCAGTTCAACACCGGCTACCGCCACGAGACCGAACCGCTGGTGCGCCGCTACGCCGCCGCGTTCCACGACTACGACTACGTGGTGGCCCCCTCGGGGTCCTGCGCGGCGATGGTGCGGGACAACTACCCCCGGATCGGCGCCAAGGCGGCCGCGGAGGGACGTGGCCAGGAGCTCGCGGACGCGGCGGCCGAGGCGGTCCCCAAGACGTACGAGCTGACCGAATTCCTCACCGACGTCCTGAAGGTCACCGACGTCGGCGCGTACTACCCGCACACCGTGACCTACCACCCCACCTGCCACGGGCTGCGGATGCTGGGGCTCGGCGACCGCCCGCGTTCGCTCCTCGCCGCCGTGAAGGGGCTGAACCTGGTGGAACTGCCGGGCGCCGATGAGTGCTGCGGCTTCGGCGGCACGTTCGCCGTCAAGAACGCGGCCGTCTCGGCGGCCATGGGGGCGGACAAGGCGCGCAACATCACGGCGACCGGCGCCGAGGCCGTGTGCACGGTCGACAACTCCTGCCAGATGCACATCGGCGGCACACTCGCCCGCCAGGGCTCCACGGTCCGCCCCGTCCACATCGCCGAGATCCTGGCCAGTACGGAAGGAAACGTCTGGTGA
- a CDS encoding rhamnulokinase, with the protein MSSKEHRFAAVDLGASSGRVIVGEVAPERLSLHEAHRFPNQPTRVLGTLHWNILSLYQGILNGLKAAARNTTHPLTGIGIDTWAVDYGLLAADGTLLANPVHYRDTRTTGAAEKVAETLSSQALYAATGIQHLPFNTLYQLISAQGSPALTAAHRLLLIPDLISYWLTGEPGTELTNASTTQLIDPRTRDWATPVAQALGIDLTLFPPLRHPGDPAGTLRHEVLAETGLATPVPVTAVGSHDTASAVVGVPATTPDFAYIATGTWSLAGLELDAPVLTEASRAANFTNELGVDGTVRYLRNIMGLWMLQECVRAWETRGTTATQATHTDLTALLQAAARATPLRSVVDAGDPAFIAPHHMPDRIADACRRTGQPVPRTPAETTRCVLDSLALAHRRAIDDAARLSGRTVRTVHIVGGGVHNALLCQLTADACGLPVIAGPAEAAALGNVLVQARAAGVITGGLSELRALLHSTQPLRQYEPTGDHSAWDRAAARLGDAQVTRAATGLGDEEEPCA; encoded by the coding sequence GTGTCCAGCAAAGAGCACCGCTTCGCCGCCGTAGACCTCGGTGCGTCCAGCGGCCGCGTCATCGTCGGTGAGGTCGCCCCCGAACGGCTGAGCCTCCACGAGGCACACCGCTTCCCCAACCAGCCCACCCGCGTCCTGGGCACCCTGCACTGGAACATCCTGTCCCTCTACCAGGGCATCCTGAACGGTCTGAAGGCAGCGGCGAGAAACACCACCCACCCCCTGACCGGCATCGGCATCGACACCTGGGCCGTCGACTACGGCCTACTGGCCGCCGACGGCACCCTCCTGGCCAACCCCGTGCACTACCGCGACACCCGCACCACCGGCGCCGCCGAAAAGGTCGCGGAAACACTCTCGTCCCAGGCCCTCTACGCCGCCACCGGCATCCAGCACCTCCCCTTCAACACCCTCTACCAGCTCATCTCGGCCCAGGGCAGCCCCGCCCTCACCGCCGCCCACCGCCTCCTCCTCATCCCCGACCTCATCTCGTACTGGCTGACCGGCGAGCCCGGCACCGAGCTGACGAACGCCTCCACCACCCAGCTCATCGACCCCCGCACCCGCGATTGGGCCACCCCCGTGGCGCAGGCCCTGGGCATCGATCTGACGCTCTTCCCGCCCCTGCGCCACCCGGGCGACCCCGCCGGAACCCTGCGCCACGAGGTCCTCGCCGAGACGGGCCTCGCCACCCCCGTCCCCGTGACCGCCGTCGGCTCGCACGACACCGCGTCCGCCGTCGTCGGCGTCCCGGCGACCACGCCCGACTTCGCGTACATCGCCACCGGCACGTGGTCCCTCGCCGGACTGGAGCTGGACGCGCCGGTGCTCACGGAGGCGAGCCGCGCGGCCAACTTCACCAATGAGCTGGGCGTGGACGGCACGGTCCGCTATCTGCGCAACATCATGGGGCTGTGGATGCTCCAGGAGTGCGTCCGCGCCTGGGAAACCCGAGGCACCACGGCCACCCAAGCCACCCACACCGATCTCACCGCACTCCTCCAAGCGGCTGCCCGAGCCACCCCCCTCCGCTCCGTGGTCGACGCCGGCGACCCCGCCTTCATCGCCCCGCACCACATGCCCGACCGCATCGCCGACGCCTGCCGCCGCACCGGCCAGCCCGTCCCCCGTACCCCGGCGGAGACCACCCGCTGTGTCCTGGACTCCCTCGCCCTGGCCCACCGCCGCGCGATCGACGACGCCGCGCGGCTGTCCGGCCGTACGGTCCGCACCGTGCACATCGTCGGCGGCGGCGTACACAACGCGCTGTTGTGCCAGCTCACCGCCGATGCCTGCGGGCTCCCCGTGATCGCGGGCCCGGCCGAGGCGGCGGCCCTCGGGAACGTGCTGGTCCAGGCCAGGGCGGCCGGAGTGATCACCGGCGGGCTGTCCGAATTGCGCGCGCTGCTTCACAGCACCCAGCCACTGAGGCAGTATGAGCCCACAGGTGATCATTCGGCGTGGGACCGGGCAGCCGCCCGGCTGGGGGACGCGCAGGTCACAAGGGCCGCCACCGGCCTGGGCGACGAGGAGGAACCGTGCGCGTAG
- a CDS encoding lactate utilization protein B translates to MPAFPAAADASTRNTQLRANLRHATHTIRAKRATAVAELDDWSSLRAAGAAIKDRSLRHLDHYLEQLESAVTAAGGHVHWAADADEANRIVTELVQATGEREVVKVKSMATQEIGLNGALATAGITAYETDLAELIVQLGDDLPSHILVPAIHRNRGEIRDIFAEKMAQWGRPAPEWLTDAPADLAEAARLHLREKFLNAKVGISGANFMVAETGTLVVVESEGNGRMCLTLPETLISVVGIEKIVPTFQDLEVFLQLLPRSSTAERMNPYTSTWTGTTDADGPRTFHLVLLDNGRTDTLADTVGRQALRCIRCSACLNVCPVYERAGGHAYGSAYPGPIGAILTPQLRGVQSELDASLPYASSLCGACYEVCPVAIDIPEVLVHLRERVVEGGPVSVRGTRTVIKPAKGHAAERAAMRAARWALDHPRVLRTGQRLASRTRRFHPRRLPGPGRAWSDTRELPKVPEESFRDWWQRTRGESGTEGRKTT, encoded by the coding sequence ATGCCCGCTTTCCCGGCGGCGGCCGACGCCTCGACCCGGAACACCCAGCTGCGCGCCAACCTCCGCCACGCCACCCACACCATCCGCGCCAAGCGCGCCACGGCGGTGGCCGAACTGGACGACTGGTCGTCGCTGCGCGCCGCGGGCGCGGCCATCAAGGACCGTTCGCTGCGCCATCTCGACCACTATCTGGAGCAGTTGGAGAGCGCGGTCACGGCGGCCGGCGGCCACGTCCACTGGGCGGCGGACGCGGACGAGGCGAACCGGATCGTCACCGAGCTGGTGCAGGCGACGGGCGAGCGCGAGGTCGTCAAGGTCAAGTCGATGGCCACGCAGGAGATCGGCTTGAACGGCGCGCTCGCCACCGCCGGGATCACGGCGTACGAGACCGATCTCGCCGAGCTGATCGTGCAGCTCGGCGACGACCTCCCGTCACACATCCTGGTCCCGGCGATCCACCGCAACCGGGGCGAGATCCGCGACATCTTCGCGGAGAAGATGGCCCAGTGGGGCCGCCCGGCCCCGGAGTGGCTGACCGACGCGCCCGCCGACTTGGCGGAGGCCGCGCGGCTGCACCTGCGCGAGAAGTTCCTGAACGCCAAGGTGGGCATCTCCGGCGCCAACTTCATGGTCGCGGAGACCGGCACGCTCGTGGTCGTGGAGTCCGAGGGCAACGGCCGGATGTGCCTGACCCTCCCCGAGACGCTGATCTCCGTCGTCGGCATCGAGAAGATCGTCCCCACCTTCCAGGACCTGGAGGTCTTCCTTCAGCTCCTGCCCCGCTCCTCGACCGCCGAGCGGATGAACCCGTACACCTCCACCTGGACCGGCACCACGGACGCGGACGGGCCCCGCACCTTCCACCTCGTCCTCCTCGACAACGGCCGCACCGACACCCTCGCCGACACCGTGGGCCGCCAGGCGCTGCGCTGCATCCGCTGCTCGGCGTGTCTCAATGTGTGCCCGGTGTACGAGCGGGCGGGCGGCCATGCCTACGGATCGGCGTACCCGGGCCCGATCGGCGCGATCCTCACCCCCCAACTGCGCGGTGTCCAGAGCGAACTGGACGCTTCCCTCCCGTACGCCTCCTCCCTGTGCGGGGCGTGTTACGAGGTGTGCCCGGTCGCCATCGACATCCCGGAGGTCCTGGTCCACCTCCGTGAGCGGGTGGTCGAGGGCGGGCCCGTCTCCGTCCGCGGCACCCGCACCGTCATCAAGCCCGCCAAGGGCCACGCCGCCGAGCGCGCCGCGATGCGCGCCGCCCGCTGGGCCCTGGACCACCCCCGGGTGCTGCGCACCGGCCAGCGCCTGGCCTCCCGCACCCGCCGCTTCCATCCGCGCCGGCTGCCCGGTCCGGGGCGGGCGTGGAGCGATACGCGGGAGCTGCCGAAGGTGCCGGAGGAGTCGTTCCGCGACTGGTGGCAACGCACCCGGGGCGAGAGCGGCACGGAGGGAAGGAAGACCACATGA